The DNA sequence CGCGTTCCACCTCGCCGGCTTCCGGTCCGTGGTCGGCACCCTGTGGTCGGTGTCGGACCGTGTCTCGGTGCGGTGCGCGGAGCAGTTCTACGCCGAGGTGCCCGGCATCCGGAGTCACGCGCTCGCCCTGCACGGGGTGGTGCGAGACCTGCGGAGGCGGTGGTCCCGCCATCCGTCGGTGTGGGCGGCGCTCGTGCACATCGGCCACTGACCCGTGAGGACGCCCGCACGCGCCGGGCCACGACCTGAACGTACGAGGGAGACGAGGAGCCCATGACCGTTGACCGCGAGCTGGCCCGGGAAGCGTCCGAAGCCCTGAACTGGACCGTGCGGCTGCGGTTGTCACCGACGGAGTGGTCCTACGCCGAGCAGATCATGACCGCGCTCGGCGAAGCGATGGCGCACGAAGACGAAGCCGCGCTGCAGGACGCCACTCAGGCGTTGGACCGGCTCGCCCGGCGCGTCTCGGAGAAACTGGGGAAGGAGCCGGACCGGGAGCCCGCCTCGCCGAAGCAGCGCGACCGCGTGGCCGAGCTGGTGCACAAACTCGACACGGATCCGGGAAAAGGCGAGAAGCCGCCGGCGAAGCCGAAGTGAACCTGCACGCACCCGCGCTGCTCTGCTACGTGTTCCTGCCGCTCGACGGCCCGCACAGCGGGGCCGCGCAGGCCCGGGTGGGTTCGTGGTGGCGCCACATCCGCACGGCCTGGCGGTTCGACGCACCGATCGAGCCGCTGGGGGTGCCCGCCGATCCGGCTCCGGGTGCGCTCGTCGGCGGCAGCCGGCTCGTCGCGGCGTGCCAGGGCGAGGGCGGCATCCGGCAGGCGGCCATTCGGGCCGAACACGACGTGCTGTGCCTCACCGTCATGTTGGCGCCACCCCCGGAGACCGAGGTGGAGGCCGGATGGGCGGCAGCCGGACGGCAGCTCGCCGAGCTCGACCTCGCCACGGAGGAACCCGAACTGGTGGGCGTGGCGCGGATTCACCTGGCCTTGACCGACGGGCCGCCGCGGACGGCCGGTCCCCTCGTGCGGGCGGCGGCGCCGGCCCCGGGCGCGGTCGGCTGGTCTCGGCGGTTCGACGGCCTGGAACTCGCTTCCGGTGCCGAGGCGGCGCTCTGGGAGTCGCACGGGGCGCCCGACGACCGCGCCTCCCGCCAGTTGTACCTGGTCGCCCCCACGGCCGCCGAGCGCGAAGTCGACCACCTGGTCTGGACCGTCGGCGACGGCGAGCTCGTGCCCTTCGCGCGGCACGCCATGCACCTGGCGCGGCTCAGGTACCAGCTTCGCGTGTTCGAACGCAGTGAGGGACGCCGGCAGATCCGCACCCGGCTCGACGAAAGCGAGGACCGGGTCCGGGCCGCGGCCACGCCGAGCCCGGAGGCGGTCGCGCACCTGGTCGCTGCGCTGCGCGAGGCCGAGACGATCTCGGCGCGCGTGGAACGGATGCGCCGGACGGTCCGCGCGATCGCGGACCGGGCGGCCCTGCCGGCCGGCATCGTGCCGGCCGGCGGCACCGCCGGGCCGCTCACCGACGACCTGGTCTTGACCTCGTGGTTCGCCACCCGCCTGGACGACGAGGTGGCACGCCTGACCGACGCGTGCGCGCACGCCCGGGACGTTCTCGGCGACGACCGCGGACGGGTTTCCGAGCCCGTGCGGGGAATCCCGCCGTCCGGTGCGCCGGACGGCGGGAAGCCGCTGGTGTTCATCAGCTACATCCACGACTCCCCGCAGCACAAGGCGGCGGTGGCCGAATTCGGCCGCCTGCTACTGGCCGCCGGGGTGGACGCCCGGCTCGACCAATGGGTCACCGGCCGGCGTCAGGACTGGTACCGGTGGATGCTCGGGCTCGTGTCCCACGCCGACTTCGTCATCGTCGTCGCATCACCGCTTTGCCGGCGCGTCGGTGACGGGCAGGTGCCCAACGATCGCAACCTGGGCGGCCAGTCGGAGATGACCGCCCTGCGGGAGCTGCTCCAGCAGGACCGCGAACGGTGGACGCCGAAACTGCTGCCCGCGGTGCTGCCCGGGCACGACTGGCGGGACCTGCCGCTCTTCCTCCAGCCGTCGACCGCGGACCACTACGAGATCGGCGAGCTGACCCCGGCCGGGATCGGCGAGCTGCTGCAGGTCATCACGGCCGGGGCGGCTTGACGGCCTCAGATCTTCGCTTCCACCGCGAACTCGCCTTCGCGCGTCTCCACCGAAGAGATCGCCCCCGCGATGCGGATGTCCGCCTGGATGTCCGCGAACCGGGCCAGTACGTCAGCCGGTCCCGTGACGGTCAGCGTCTCGACGGTGGTCCGCATCGACACCTTCGCGTCGGTCTTCGCCCGCCGCACCGCCGCGATCACCTCGCCGGCCAAGGCGAGCAGCTCCGGGTCGCCGTCGGACGACGTCCTGGTGGGCCATGCGGCCCGGTGCACCGAGCCCTCCTGCCACCACGACCAGACCTCCTCGGTCGCGAACGGCAGGAACGGCGCGAACAGCCGCAGCACCGCCGACAACGCCGTCACCAGCGCCGCCTGGGCGGACGACGCTGCCGCCGGGCCGAGGTCGCCGTACGCGCGGCCCTTCACCAGCTCGACGTAGTCGTCGCAGAACGTCCAGAAGAACGTCTCCGTCACCTGCAGCGCCCGTGCGTAGTCCAGCGCCTCCAAAGCCGCCGTGGCCGAGGAGACGACAGCGTCCAGCGAAGCCAGCAGCGCCCGGTCGAGGGGTTCCGCCACCACCGCGGAAGCGGACGGCACGCCCAGGCCCAGCACGAACCGGCTCGCGTTGAGCAGTTTCGTCGCCAGACGGCGGCCGACCTTCATCTGGCCTTCGTCCACCGCCGTGTCGACGCCCGGGCGCGCGCTCGCCGCCCAGTAGCGGACCGCGTCCGAGCCGAAGCGCTCCAGCAGATCGATCGGGGTCGTCACGTTGCCCTTGGACTTCGACATCTTCTTGCGGTCGGGGTCGAGCACCCAGCCCGCGATCGACGTCTCCCGCCACGGCAGCACGCCGTGCTCCAGCTCCGCGCGCACCGCCGTCGAAAACAGCCAGGTGCGGATGATCTCGTGCGCCTGCGGCCGCAGGTCCATCGGGAACACGCGCGAAAACAGGTCGTCGTCGAGGCTCCACCGGCCGACGATCTGCGGCGTGAGCGACGACGTCGCCCACGTGTCCATCACGTCGGCCTCGGCGACGAACCCGCCCGGCACGCCGCGTTGCTCGGCGGTGAAGCCCGGCGGGACGTCGCTGCTCGGGTCGACCGGCAGGTCGACCGGCAGCAGGCGGGCGTCGTAGTCCGGTTCGCCGTGCGCGTCGAGGCGGTACCACAGCGGGATCGGCACGCCGAAGAACCGCTGGCGGCTGACCAGCCAGTCGCCGGCCAGGTTCTCCACCCACGACGAGTACCGGACGCGCATGTGCTTCGGCACCCAGTTCAGTTCCTCGCCCCGGGCCAGCATCTTCTCCCGGAACGCCGGGTCGTTGCCGCCGTTGCGCAGGTACCACTGCCGGCTCGCGACGATTTCCAGTGGCTTGTCGCCCTTTTCGTAGAACTTCACCGCGTGCGTGATCGGCCGCGGCTCACCCCGCAGCGCACCGGCTTCGCGCAGCAGGCGGACCAGGATCTCGCGTCCCGTGTGGACGGTCTTGCCCACCAGCGGCGCGTAGGCGTCGGCAGGCACGCCGTGGGGCGCGTCCGGGAGGAACCGCCCGTCCCGCCCCAGCACCACCCGCGTCGCCAGCCGCAGCTCGCGCCACCACGTGACGTCGGTCGTGTCGCCGAACGTGCACACCATCGCGATGCCGCGGCCCTTCTCGGGATCCGCGAGGTGGTGCGCCACCACGGGCACCTCGACGCCGAACACCGGCGTCCGCACGGTCTTCCCGAACAGCGGCTGGAACCGCTCGTCGTCCGGGTGCGCGACGAGCGCGACGCACGCGGGCAGCAGCTCCGGCCGGGTCGTCGCGATGACGACGTCGGCGCCGTCCGGACCGGTGAACGCGAGGTCGTGGAACGCGCCCGGGCGTTCGCGGTCCTCCAGCTCGGCCTGGGCCACGGCGGTGCGGAAGCTGACGTCCCAGAGCGTCGGAGCCTCGGCCTGGTACGCCTCGCCGCGCTCGAGGTTGCGCAGGAACGCGCGCTGCGAGATCAGCCGCGACTCGCGCCCGATCGTCTGGTAGGTCATCGTCCAGTCGACCGACAGCCCGAGCCGCCGCCACAGCTCCTCGAAGACCTTCTCGTCGGTTTCGGTCAGCGTTTCGCACAGCTCGACGAAGTTCCGCCGCGACACCGCGACGACGTCCTTGCCCGGCTTCTCCGGCGGCCGGAAATCCGGGTCGTAGGGCAGCGACGGCTCGCAGCGGACGCCGAAGTGGTTCTGCACCCGGCGTTCGGTCGGCAGGCCGTTGTCGTCCCACCCCATCGGGTAGAACACCTCGAGCCCGCGCATCCGCTTGAACCGCGCCAGCACGTCGGTGTGGGTGTAGGAGAAGACGTGCCCGATGTGCAGCGACCCGCTGACCGTCGGCGGGGGAGTGTCGATCGAGTAGACCTCGTCACGGGTCTTCGCGCGGTCGAAGCGGTAGGCGCCGGTGGATTCCCATACGGGTACCCACTTGGCCTCCAGACCGTCGACACCGACCTTGTCCGGGACTCGCGGGCGCTCGTAAGGGTTGCTCATGAAACAACTCTAGGCGGCGGTGGCACCTGCTTTTTCGACGGTCGGCAGGTCGTGCATCTTCCGCAGCGGCGAGCAGACGACCCACAGCGCGGCGGCCACTTCGCCGGCCACGGCGACCCAGACCGCCCCGCGCAACCCGAGGCCTTCGCCGAGCGCGCCGCCCAGCAGGCCGCCGAGCGGCAGCGTGCCCCAGACGAGGAACCGCACGCTCGCGTTCATCCGGCCCAGCAGCCGGTCGGGACAGATCGCCTGCCGGTAGGAGACCTGCGCGACGTTGTAGACGATCACCCCGAACCCGTAGACGAACTCGCCGAGCGCGGCGAACGCGAGCCGCCAGTCCGCGCCGGTCCACGGGATCAGCAGGTGCGCGGGCCAGGACAGCAGCGGGACCAGCCAGATCGTGCGGGCGTGGCCGATCCGCCGGGTGAGCGCGCCGGAGAAGACCGCGCCGAGGATGCCGCCCGCCCCGCCGATGGCGAGCATCACGCCGACGAGCGCGGGGGACAGCCCGATGGTGCGGGTGAAGAACAGCACCTGGACCGCCACGAACGCGCCGCCGAAGAGGTTCGCCGTCGCCGTGCACGCCACGCTCGAGCGCAACGGCTTGTCGGAGAAGACGAACCGCAGCCCTTCCGCGATCTGCGGCACCAGGCGGGTGTGCCCGGTGCGGTCCGGTTCCGGCTCCACCGCGCGGATCCGCAGCAGGCACAGCGCCGACGTCAGGTAGCCGAGGGCGGTGCCGAGCACCGTGTTGGCCGCGCTGATCAGCTGGACCAGCACGCCCGCGCCGCTCGGCCCGGCGACCTGCGCGACCGACTGGACCGCCTGCAGCTTCGCGTTGCCCTCCAGGAGGCGTTCCCGGCCGACGAGCGAGGGCAGGTACGACTGGTAGGCGACGTCGAAGAACACCGTGGCGACGCCGACGAGCAGCACGACGACGACCAGCTGCGCCAGCGTCAGCACACCGGCCCACCAGGCGAGCGGCACGCTCAGCAGCAGTGCGAAGCGGATGAAGTCGGCGGTGAGCATGACCCGGCGGCGGCGCAGCCGGTCCACCCACACCCCGGCGGGTAGCCCGAGCAGCAGGAACGCGACCGTCTGGGCCGCGGTCAGCAGGCCCATCTGGAACGGTGTCGCGGCCAGCGTCACCGCCGCGAGCAGTGGCACCGCGGTGTAGCCGACCGCGGTGCCGAACTGGCTGGCCGTGTCGCCGGCCCAGAGCCGCCGGAAATCGGCGTGGAAGAACAGTGACCCCCTGCGCATGGCGACGAGTGTGCCGCGAGTGATTGGAAAGTGTCAATCACTGTTCGCTCTAGGCTGTGCCGGTGCCACCGGAGAAACGACGTACCGCCACCGAAGCCGAGGCCGCCGCGCTGGCGTCCGGAATACGGCTGCGCATCATCCGGTTGACCTTCTCGGAGGCGCTGACGAACAAGGAGCTGGCCGAACGGCTGGGCCGGGATCCGGCGACGACGCTGCACCACGTGCGCAGGCTCGTCGACACCGGCTTCCTCGCCGCGCAGCCCCCTCGCCGCGGGACCAGGGGCGCCCGGGAAATCCCGTATCTTTCGACGGGCCTTTCGTGGACACTCGACTCATGCGGTGACAAGGACGTGGAGCAGGCGGTTCTCGAGGCCTATCTGGCCGAGATCGCCGACACCGGATTCGAGGGCGTGCACCAGACGCGCCTGGTCGTCCAGGTGGCCCCCGAGGAGCGGGCGGAGCTGGAAACGCGGCTCAACGCCCTGCTCGAGGAGTTCCGCGCGCGCCCCCGCCGTCCCGGCGCCGAGCGCACCGCGGTCTACCTCGCCACCTATCCCAGCACGTAAAAGTTCGGTTCCCGCGGCGAAACGTGGGAACATGGAGGCACGATGACAGAACTGACACACACCGAAGACCACGACGACGACCTGTACGACGGCGACCCGTCGACGGGTGAGATGGAGCTCGAGGACCGGGCGTCGCTCCGCCGGGTCAGGGGACTGTCCACGGAGCTCGAGGACGTCACCGAGGTCGAGTACCGGCAACTGCGGCTGGAACGCGTCGTGCTGGTCGGCGTGTGGACCGAGGGCACGGCCCTGCAGTCCGAGGCGTCGCTGGCCGAGCTGGCGCGCCTGGCCGAGACGGCGGGCTCCGAAGTCCTCGAAGGTCTCATCCAGCGGCGTCCGAAGCCGGACCCGGCCACCTACATCGGCTCGGGCAAGGTCAAGGAGCTGCGGGACATCGTCGGCTCCACCGGCGCCGACACCGTGATCTGCGACGGCGAGCTCTCGCCGGGCCAGCTGCGGCAGCTCGAGGAGAAGGTCAAGGTCAAGGTCATCGACCGGACCGCCCTGATCCTCGACATCTTCGCCCAGCACGCCCGGTCCAAGGAGGGCAAGGCGCAGGTCGAGCTGGCGCAGCTGCAGTACCTGATCCCGCGGTTGCGCGGGTGGGGTGCGTCGCTGTCCCGGCAGGCCGGTGGCCGCGCCGGTGGCGCGAACGGCGGCGTGGGCCTGCGCGGTCCCGGTGAGACCAAGCTCGAGACCGACCGGCGGCGGATCAACAAGCGCGTGGCGAAGCTGCGCCGCGAGATCGCCGCCATGGACACCATCCGCGAGACCAAGCGCGGGCGGCGGCTGGCCAACGAGGTGCCCAGCGTGGCGATCGTCGGCTACACCAACGCCGGCAAGTCGAGCCTGCTCAACGCGCTGACCGGGGCCGGGGTGCTGGTGGAGGACGCGCTGTTCGCCACCCTCGACCCGACCACGCGGCGCGCGCAGACCGCGGACGGGCGCGGCTACACGCTGACCGACACCGTCGGGTTCGTGCGGCACCTGCCGCACCAGCTGGTGGACGCGTTCCGCTCGACGCTGGAGGAGGCCGCGGACGCGGACCTGCTGCTGCACGTGGTGGACGGGGCCGACCCGGCACCGGAGGAGCAGGTCAGCGCCGTGCGCGAGGTGCTCGGCGAGATCACCCGCAAGCGCAAGGAGCCGCTCCCGCCGGAGCTGCTGGTGATCAACAAGATCGACGCGTCCGACGAGGTCAGCCTCGCCCGGCTGCGGCACGCGCTGGCCGGCTCGGTCCAGGTCTCGGCACGGACCGGGGCGGGCATCGCGGAGCTCGTCGAGGTGCTCGCCGACCGCCTGCCGCGGCCGGAGGTCACCGTCGAGGTCCTCGTGCCCTACGCGCGCGGTGAGCTCGTCGCGCGGGCGCACGCGGACGGCGAAGTCCTCGAAGAGGAACACGCCGAAGACGGCACGCGCCTGCTGGTGCGGGTCCGGCCGGACCTCGCGGCGGCTTTGCGCGAGTTCGAGACCAACTCGACCAGGGCCTGACACGTCTCCGTAGTGTGCGATCCGCTGGGGTCGCACACTACGGAGGTGGCTGGGTGCGCTGGGTTGTCGCGTTGGTCTTTTTGGCCGTGTTCGGCGGGGCGGTACCCGCTTCGGCGGCCGAGACGCCGCAGCCGTTGTGCACGATGAAGGATTCGCGCATCGGCGAGCTGTCCGGCCTGGTCTCCGACGGCTCGAAGTTCTACGCCATCAACGACGGCGGCACCAAGGTCCAGGTGTTCGTGCTCGGGCGGGACTGCAAGGTGCAGAAGGTCCTCACGGACAAGACCGACCCGTTCGACGTCGAGGACCTGGCCCGCACGCCCGACGGGCGCTTGTGGCTGGCGGACACCGGTGACAACCAGAAAGGCCGGCTGACGGTCGCCCTGCTGGAGATGAGCACCGAGGGCAAGGTGACGCTGCACCGCCTGACCTACCCCGACGGCCAGCACGACACCGAAGCGCTGCTGATGGACAAGTCGGGGACGCCGTACCTGATCACCAAGGACATCCTGGGCGAGGCCCGCGTATATCGGCCGTCCGGGCCGATGGCGAGCCCGGGGCCGACCAACCTGGAAAAGGTCGGCTCGCTGAAGATCGAGACGACGGACACCCAGGGCGGCCCGGTCGGGTCGATCGGCTCGGTGCTGGTCACCGGCGGCGCTTCGATGGCCGACGGCAGTGTCGTGGCGCTGCGGACCTACACGGACGCATACGTGTACGCGGTGCCGGACGGGGATCTCCTGGCCGCGTTGCAGCGCAACCCGGTCCGGATCCCATTGCCGGGGGAGAAGCAGGGCGAGGCCATCGCGTTCGACCCCGACGGGACGTTGGTTTCCGGCAGCGAAGGAGTGGGTCAGCCCCTCCGCACGGTGCGGGGCGCGGCGGCGCTGGCCGCGCAGTCCGGCGCACCGGCGGAGGGGACGACCTCGACCGGCGCGGGCGCGTCGTCCGGCTCGGCGGGGGACGGGGCCGGGCTCCCCGTCCTGCCCGCTGCCGGGATCACGCTCGCGGTGGTCGGCGTCGGCTGGTTCGGCTTCAGCAAGCTGCGTCGCCGTTCTCGCCGCTGACCTCCGGCTCCCCACGGCCGAAGATCATCCGATCCGGTGAACCTCCCGGGCCGTGCGAAAGCCCGGGAGCACCTTCCTAAAGACGGCGGAGCACCGCCACGACCTTGCCGAGCACCGTCGCGTCGTCACCGGGGATCGGGTCGTACGCCTCGTTGTGCGGCATCAGCCAGATGTGGCCGTTCTTGCGCTTGAACGTCTTGACCGTGGCCTCGCCGTCGATCATCGCCGCGACGATCTCGCCGTTGTCGGCGTCCGGCTGCTGCCGGACCACGACCCAGTCGCCGTCGGTGATGGCCGCGTCGACCATCGAGTCACCGGTGACCTTCAGCAGGAACAGCTCGCCCTCGCCGACGATCTCCCGTGGCAGCGGGAAGACGTCCTCGATGGCCTGCTCGGCCAGCACCGGGCCACCGGCGGCGATCCGGCCGACCAGCGGCACGTACGCCGCCTTCGGCATGACCGGCTGCTGGTCCATCTCGATGCCCATGGGGTTGTCGTCGGTCGCCGAGAGGACACCGACCGCGCGCGGGCGGTTCGCGTCCCGGCGCAGGTAGCCCTTGCGCTGCAGGGCGCGCAGCTGGTGGGAGACCGACGACGTCGACGTCAGCCCGACCGCTTCGCCGATCTCGCGGACGCTCGGCGGGTAGCCGAACCGGCTCACCCACGAGCGGATCACGTCGAGGACCTGCTGCTGGCGGACGGTGAGGGTCTCGTCCACGTCGTACACCTCGGGCATGGCGTGCACCTTGCCCGAGCCACCGGGGGACCCACTGGTCCTGCCCGCCTTGTTCTCCTTCGCCACTGCGTCGCCTCCCAGACGTTCGCTGCACGTATCTGCGCGCCGGCTGCCACCCGCCGGGTGCGGGCAGCCTCGCCGGGCGGCATCTGCCCGGCAGATGCCCTGGTCACCGACGTTAGCCCCCGGGCACGACGATTTCAAACATCTGTTCGATCGACACGCCGTGTCCGCTCGATTTTGTCGGTGGTAGGTGGTAGACCTTCGCACGGGCGTTCGATAGAACGCCTGTTCGACCTTGATCCGCGGGCCGGCTCCGGCCCCGGAAACGGGCGGACACCAGGGTTTCGAGGAGGTTCGGATGTCCATTCTGGCCGAACGCGGGCACGCCCGCCCGGCGACCCCGGTCCCGGCGCCACCCCGGCCCGTCCGCGTCCTGCGCGGCCGCCGCGGCGAGGTGGACCGCCCGCCGACGCGCGCACGGGTCGTGGCGGGCCGCCGCCCGGCCGGCTCACCCTGCGCGGCCCCGCGCCGGGTGCCGGTCCGGTGGCCGTGGCTCGCCGCACTCGCGGTCGCGAGCTGCCTGGTGGTCGCCGGCCTGGGCCTGCTGGGCGGCGGCCCGTCGGGAGCCCCGGTGCCCGAGCGCACGGCGACGGTGTCGGTCGAGCAGGGCGACACGCTGTCCTCCCTGGCCGCGCGCTTCGCCCCGGACAGCGAGCCGGGTGCGGTCGTGGCCCGGATCAAGGAGCTCAACCGCCTGGACCGCGCCGTCCTGGTGCCCGGGCTGCCCTTGACCGTCCCGGTCGCCGATGTCCCGTGATGCGCTCTGCCTTCTCCGGGGGTGCCGAGTCGAGGTGGCCGCGAAACGGCGTTATCGGCTTGCGACGGCGCGGGCCGGGATTTCACCCGGCCCGGTGAATTCGCCGGCAGGGCCGATCCGGTGCCGCCGCGACGGCTTGTCGTGCCGGTGAAACGGGCTCGGGCTGCTTGAGTCCACTCGCGACGGGTGACGGCGCGGTGAGGTTCGCGCCCGCGGCCGCGGGACGGCTCACCCAGGTGGGGCCGACACGCCAGCGCGGCTTGCGCGAGTCCGCCCCGAGTTCTACGCTCGCCCGCTATATGTAGTAGTTACACCGCTGTAGTTGGTCCACAGGTTGGGGTAGACTGGGCGGCAGTTGTCCACAGCTGGCCGTCTTTTACCCACCGGATGTCCACAAGTCGATCACCAGGTGCAGGGGTACCGGGCGGTCGCGGCACGGCCACGCGTGGTGGCCGGGGGACGTCGACCGGGGCGGCGAGCTCGGAGGGGAAGGTGATCGGCGGATGAGGTGCCCGTTCTGCCGGCATGCGGACTCTCGGGTCGTCGACTCCCGAGAGGTGGATGAAGGCCAGGCGATCCGCAGGCGGCGCTCGTGCGCGTCGTGCGGACGGCGGTTCACGACTTCGGAGACGATGGTGCTCGCCGTCGTCAAGCGGTCCGGGGTCACCGAACAGTTCAGCCGGGACAAGGTGGTGAGCGGCGTCCGCCGCGCCTGCCAGGGCAGGCCGGTCGACGACGACGCGTTGCAGCAGCTCGCGCAGCGCGTGGAGGAGTCGATCCGCTCCGCCGGTCTGGCGGAGATCCCGAGTCACGAGGTCGGCCTGGCCATCCTGGGCCCGCTGCGTGAGCTCGACGGGGTCGCCTACCTCCGGTTCGCCAGCGTCTACCGCTCCTTCTCGTCGGTCGAGGACTTCGAGAAGGAGATCGCCGATCTTCGTGAGGCCATGGCGGGTTCTGCTGCTCCGGAGGAGAGCGATCAGCGCGAAGACGGCGATTGACCGTCCCGCTGCGGGAGTGAGGGTTCGACCGATGACCGAAACCGTGGGAACCGGGGCCGGCGCGGCCGCCGGCAAGAAGAGCAAGGCAGCCGGCGGGCTGAGCGTGAAGCGCGTCTTCACCACCGAGGGGCAGCACCCCTACGACCAGGTGACCTGGGAACAGCGCGACGTCGTGATGACGAACTGGCGCGACGGCTCGGTCAACTTCGAGCAGCGCGGCGTGGAGTTCCCCGAGTTCTGGTCGGTCAACGCCACCAACATCGTCACCAGCAAGTACTTCCGCGGCGCCGTCGGCAGCCCGCAGCGCGAGCGCAGCCTCAAGCAGCTCATCGACCGGGTCGTGAAGACCTACGTCAAGGCCGCGCGCGACCACGGCTACTTCGCCTCGCCGCAGGACCTCGAGATCTTCGAGCACGAGCTCACCTGGATGCTGCTGCACCAGGTCTTCAGCTTCAACTCCCCGGTCTGGTTCAACGTCGGCACGTCGTCGAAGCAGCAGGTCAGCGCCTGCTTCATCCTCGCCGTCGACGACACGATGGAGTCGATCCTCAACTGGTACCGCGAAGAGGGCCTGATCTTCAAGGGCGGCTCCGGCGCCGGGCTGAACCTCTCCCGCATCCGCTCCTCGAAGGAGCTGCTCACCTCCGGCGGCACCGCGTCCGGCCCGGTCTCGTTCATGCGCGGCGCCGACGCGTCCGCGGGCACCATCAAGTCCGGCGGCGCCACCCGGCGCGCGGCGAAGATGGTCGTGCTCGACATCGACCACCCGGACATCGAGGAGTTCGTCCAGACGAAGGCCCGCGAAGAGGAGAAGATCAAGGTCCTCCGCGACGCCGGGTTCGACATGGACCTCTCCGGCGCGGACATCTCCTCGGTGCAGTACCAGAACGCGAACAACTCGGTCCGCGTGTCGGACGAGTTCATGCAGGCGGTCGAGAACGGCACCGACTTCGGCCTGCGCGCCCGGCTCACCGGCGAGGTCATCGACCGGACCGACGCGAAGAAGCTGTTCCGCGGCGTCGCCCAGGCCGCGTGGGAGTGCGCCGACCCCGGCATCCAGTACGACGGCACGATCAACGACTGGCACACCTGCCCGGAGTCCGGCCGGATCACCGCGTCGAACCCGTGCAGCGAGTACATGCACCTCGACAACTCGAGCTGCAACCTCGCGTCGCTGAACCTGCTCAAGTTCGTCACGCCCGAGGGCACGTTCGACGCGCCGCTGTTCGCCCGCGCCGTCGAGTTCGTCATCACCGCGATGGACGTCTCGATCTGCTTCGCGGACTTCCCGACCGAGCCGATCGCCGACACCACGCGCAAGTTCCGCCAGCTCGGCATCGGCTACGCCAACCTCGGCGCGCTGCTGATGGCGCTGGGCCACGCCTACGACTCCGACGGCGGCCGCGCGCTCGCGGCGGCGATCACGTCGCTGATGACCGGCGTGTCCTACCGGCGGTCGGCGGAGCTGGCCCAGGTCGTCGGCGCGTACGAGGGTTACGCGCGCAACGCCGAGTCGCACCAGCGCGTGATGCGCAAGCACGCGGCGGCGAACGAGCTCGTCCGCACCTACCACTCGAACGACGCCGCGGTCCGCGCGCTGGCGACGCAGGAGTGGAAGAAGGGCATCGACATCGGCACGAAGCACGGCTGGCGCAACGCGCAGGCGTCCGTGCTCGCGCCCACCGGCAC is a window from the Amycolatopsis sp. cg9 genome containing:
- a CDS encoding CATRA system-associated protein, whose product is MTVDRELAREASEALNWTVRLRLSPTEWSYAEQIMTALGEAMAHEDEAALQDATQALDRLARRVSEKLGKEPDREPASPKQRDRVAELVHKLDTDPGKGEKPPAKPK
- a CDS encoding CATRA conflict system CASPASE/TPR repeat-associated protein; translation: MNLHAPALLCYVFLPLDGPHSGAAQARVGSWWRHIRTAWRFDAPIEPLGVPADPAPGALVGGSRLVAACQGEGGIRQAAIRAEHDVLCLTVMLAPPPETEVEAGWAAAGRQLAELDLATEEPELVGVARIHLALTDGPPRTAGPLVRAAAPAPGAVGWSRRFDGLELASGAEAALWESHGAPDDRASRQLYLVAPTAAEREVDHLVWTVGDGELVPFARHAMHLARLRYQLRVFERSEGRRQIRTRLDESEDRVRAAATPSPEAVAHLVAALREAETISARVERMRRTVRAIADRAALPAGIVPAGGTAGPLTDDLVLTSWFATRLDDEVARLTDACAHARDVLGDDRGRVSEPVRGIPPSGAPDGGKPLVFISYIHDSPQHKAAVAEFGRLLLAAGVDARLDQWVTGRRQDWYRWMLGLVSHADFVIVVASPLCRRVGDGQVPNDRNLGGQSEMTALRELLQQDRERWTPKLLPAVLPGHDWRDLPLFLQPSTADHYEIGELTPAGIGELLQVITAGAA
- the valS gene encoding valine--tRNA ligase, whose protein sequence is MSNPYERPRVPDKVGVDGLEAKWVPVWESTGAYRFDRAKTRDEVYSIDTPPPTVSGSLHIGHVFSYTHTDVLARFKRMRGLEVFYPMGWDDNGLPTERRVQNHFGVRCEPSLPYDPDFRPPEKPGKDVVAVSRRNFVELCETLTETDEKVFEELWRRLGLSVDWTMTYQTIGRESRLISQRAFLRNLERGEAYQAEAPTLWDVSFRTAVAQAELEDRERPGAFHDLAFTGPDGADVVIATTRPELLPACVALVAHPDDERFQPLFGKTVRTPVFGVEVPVVAHHLADPEKGRGIAMVCTFGDTTDVTWWRELRLATRVVLGRDGRFLPDAPHGVPADAYAPLVGKTVHTGREILVRLLREAGALRGEPRPITHAVKFYEKGDKPLEIVASRQWYLRNGGNDPAFREKMLARGEELNWVPKHMRVRYSSWVENLAGDWLVSRQRFFGVPIPLWYRLDAHGEPDYDARLLPVDLPVDPSSDVPPGFTAEQRGVPGGFVAEADVMDTWATSSLTPQIVGRWSLDDDLFSRVFPMDLRPQAHEIIRTWLFSTAVRAELEHGVLPWRETSIAGWVLDPDRKKMSKSKGNVTTPIDLLERFGSDAVRYWAASARPGVDTAVDEGQMKVGRRLATKLLNASRFVLGLGVPSASAVVAEPLDRALLASLDAVVSSATAALEALDYARALQVTETFFWTFCDDYVELVKGRAYGDLGPAAASSAQAALVTALSAVLRLFAPFLPFATEEVWSWWQEGSVHRAAWPTRTSSDGDPELLALAGEVIAAVRRAKTDAKVSMRTTVETLTVTGPADVLARFADIQADIRIAGAISSVETREGEFAVEAKI
- a CDS encoding MFS transporter, translating into MRRGSLFFHADFRRLWAGDTASQFGTAVGYTAVPLLAAVTLAATPFQMGLLTAAQTVAFLLLGLPAGVWVDRLRRRRVMLTADFIRFALLLSVPLAWWAGVLTLAQLVVVVLLVGVATVFFDVAYQSYLPSLVGRERLLEGNAKLQAVQSVAQVAGPSGAGVLVQLISAANTVLGTALGYLTSALCLLRIRAVEPEPDRTGHTRLVPQIAEGLRFVFSDKPLRSSVACTATANLFGGAFVAVQVLFFTRTIGLSPALVGVMLAIGGAGGILGAVFSGALTRRIGHARTIWLVPLLSWPAHLLIPWTGADWRLAFAALGEFVYGFGVIVYNVAQVSYRQAICPDRLLGRMNASVRFLVWGTLPLGGLLGGALGEGLGLRGAVWVAVAGEVAAALWVVCSPLRKMHDLPTVEKAGATAA
- a CDS encoding ArsR/SmtB family transcription factor, encoding MPPEKRRTATEAEAAALASGIRLRIIRLTFSEALTNKELAERLGRDPATTLHHVRRLVDTGFLAAQPPRRGTRGAREIPYLSTGLSWTLDSCGDKDVEQAVLEAYLAEIADTGFEGVHQTRLVVQVAPEERAELETRLNALLEEFRARPRRPGAERTAVYLATYPST